A region of the Lathamus discolor isolate bLatDis1 chromosome 12, bLatDis1.hap1, whole genome shotgun sequence genome:
TCCCCCAGAAGGTGGCCTACCCCCCGCACTGCTCAGCTCCCAGTTCCGACCATCGTGTGCGGGGTTCTGCCTACCCCTACTGGTAAAGAGCTGGTTCCTCCCCGTTACAGCTCGTACACCCCGCTACAAGCTCGGCACAGGGCAgcttcctgcaggagcaggggaacGCTAAAGCCAAACGCAAAGGCGATGCTGAAGCACCAAGTCCCTGCCCGGCCACGGGGGAAAGGCCGGACTCAGCCTCCGGCCGCCGCTGCCCGCTCCTGGGGGAGCGGGGAGCCCCGGGGGTGCGGGTGCTGCTCCCAGCGGGGGAAGGGAGCGCTCCCCCGCCCGGACCGGGACACGGCGGCGCAGCCCGGGCCGGAcaggggagcggggccgggcctgGGTCTCACCacggcgcggggccgggccgcgccaTCGCTGCCACCGGCGCTGAGCACCCCgctcctgccgccgccgctTCCGGTCCCATGACGCCCCACGTGGCCGCGCTACGGCGGCCGGCGGGCGGTGCACGGCGGCCATGGGcgggtggcggcggcggcggcggggccgggcggcggcggcggaggacGAGGACGGGAGCGCGGTGCTGCGGCGGCTGCGGGAGGCGCGGTGAgagcccggccccggccccggccccggccccggccccatcCCCGGCGCCGCCGGCCGCGCTGACCCGCGCTCTCCCCGCAGGGACGATCTGCTGAGCTCCGGCTTCTGGGCCGCGAGCGCCGGTGCGTGCGGCGGTGCGGGGGGAGCGGGCggcgccgcgccgcgccccgccGGGTCTGACGCCTTTCCCCGTGCCCGCAGGAGCCGTGCGGGCGCCGCTGGGCCGCAGCGCGGAGCCGCCCGCCCGCTGCGTGTGCTACGGGCTGGGGCGGTTCGGAGCGTGCCCCGCGGCCCGGTACCAACTGGcgttcctgctgctgctgctggaggagctgcgGGTAGGGCTCCGGTACCGGCGTGGGGGGAACCAGGGATCGGGGGGCCCTGCTCACGCCGCCCCTCTCCCCGCAGGTGCCCCCCGGGCAGTGCTCGCTCTTCGACCCCGCGTTCTCCCCCCGGGAGGCGGCTGCGCTGCGGCAGCTCGGGATGAGGCTGCTCCCGGAGAACGAGGTgagcggggcccggcggggctCGGGGCGGTGGGGAAGGGTGTTACCGTCTGTACTCGGCTGCCGGGGAGCGGCTGTAGCGTTGTTGTACCCACAGGAGGGGAAGCACGACGTTGAGGGATCAGCCACGGTGTTCTACATGGTGCACTGCGGGAAGGCCCTGTACAACAACCTGCTGTGGAGGAACTGGTCGGCAGAGGCCCTGTCCAAAATGGTCATCATCGGGAACAGCTTCCGAGGGATGGAGGAGAGGTGGGTGCATCCGCGGGAGGGGGGCCGAGGCCTCCAGCGCTGCCTTTCTTCCTTTACGCTGTTGTTTCTGACACTGATTTCCATCTTCTGCTCACTTTCTTGCTGTCTGGTTTGCAGCCATCAGCCACCTCCTCCGTCCCCCACACTGATGCACAATGTCTAATGCTACCTTCTGTCATTCCAGGCTGTTGTCAAGAATATTAGAGAGAGATTATTCCTATATAGCAAAGGTAAGGGACTTTGGTTTGTTACCATCATGGTTTTGTGTTGAAAGAGTGGTGGAAGCAGGTGGAAGAGGGGTATTTTTAAGGGTTGTTTCCTGGCTACCACAATATAAGAATGAATCACTTCAGACTCACTCTGGCTGCAGAATGCACTGCACACAGGTTGAGCTTAACAAAACACCAGCCTCAGCTTCACTGGCTCTTGACTGGACTTCTCTGCCAAGTTCTTCTCCATCACACATAACTCCCTCCCCAAATGCTCTCTAGGTGTTGAAAGCGACAGAGGAAGCAGCGCTCCCTGCTCACCCTCGCTACCTGGACACCTTCAACGACACCTCTGTCCACTGGTTCCCCGTCCAAAACCTGCAGCAAATCTCCCCAGAGGTCTGGGACTTCCTGGAGGAGCCAATGTACCAACACTGTGAGGACCTGGAGATCATCAGGAGGGAGGATGGACCTGAGCAGTGTGGCCCTGCTGCCGCCAAGGCCTGAGCCCCTGCGGCCACATCTCTGCACATGGCAACTTTGCAACGAAGCTCAAGCACAGATGTGATGTTGTGCTCTGCCAAGAAGTGGCAGCACCTGAACACTGAGCACGAGGGGACAGTTTTGTATCTTAGTTAATAAAAGGTAAAGCTGTGTTTTGAGTTACCTCACTGACAGcacattaatttaattaaaacccgCCTctcacagggcagcagcacatGGTCTGTGATCTGCTGGGAAAAGTCCCCTGATGTTCCAGCTCTGGGCTGATGGACAGAGGCGCCCCAGCAGCCATGGGTGGGCACCGGGCTGAGGGAGCCACCAGAACAGCCAGAGAGCAGTGGGATGTGTCCTGTGGCAAAGAGGGACAGTAACTTGCTGCCAGGGCAGTGCAGCAGGCACTCTGTCACTGAAGATCTTGGGGACTTGTCCAGACCAGCCCTCCtatgctgtgggagcagagaaaCAGTGCCCACGGTCCCTTCAACACGCTGCTAAACCTGTCACCAGTGGCAGTTACACAAGCCTTGAAACACTTGTTCCTCCTGTCATGCCAACTCCCACGTTGTCATCTCATCTCCTGACACTACCTCAGCAGCTCTTCTAGGAAAAAAGTCCTGGCACACAGCTACAGCTTCAGTCTATTTACAAATCTCTCTCTTCTTTATTCCAAGAGAATCGCACTAAAAACATCCACAAGCTGGTCTGCGCAGTTCCAAAGCAGGGCCTCACTTGGCCATGTCAATGAGGCTCTGGAGGGAGGTGGGCACCCACGTCTTCTCCCCCTGCACGAACACAACGCCCCTGTCGATGTAGATGACAATGCGGCCAAAGGTGTAGAGCTGCTTCCCTTCGTGCCGCTTCCCGATCACGGGCATGAACACGATGTTGTGCTCCTCTGCCTTAGTCTGAATGAGGTCCTTGAAGTTCATGGGCACGGAGCTGGCAGCCACGCCGATGCCGCGCTGGGCCATGTTCTCGGCCTCCCGCCGCTCCTGCATGGCCTCGTACTGGAAGTCCTTCCTGCGCTCGGTGTGAGTCAGGTACGCGATGTTCTCCCTTGCGCCCGGCTGCATGTACCCGCCTGGGTGGAGAGACAGAACAGGTGAGAACAGCGTCTcagtcccttcccagcacaaGGCCTGGGGGTAAACTCCAGTTCAGGACACACAAAGTCAACAGAATTGTACAGACAGTCTGCAGTACAGACTTGTTtaggtcagaagggaccttaaaagctcatccagttccaacccctgaaACAggcggggacaccttccactagagcagcttgctccaagtcccatccaacctgtccttgaacactgccagggatggggcagccacagcttctctgggcaccctgtgccagcacctcagcaccctcacagggaagagcttctgcctaagagatCATCTctatctcccctctgtcagtttaaaaccattcctaTTCCCCTTGCCCTATTTCTCAATAGGTGAATTCCTCTTCATGCAACACTTGCCCATAGTATCATTTTGCATGGCCACTGCACCCAGG
Encoded here:
- the SRRD gene encoding SRR1-like protein, with product MGGWRRRRRGRAAAAEDEDGSAVLRRLREARDDLLSSGFWAASAGAVRAPLGRSAEPPARCVCYGLGRFGACPAARYQLAFLLLLLEELRVPPGQCSLFDPAFSPREAAALRQLGMRLLPENEEGKHDVEGSATVFYMVHCGKALYNNLLWRNWSAEALSKMVIIGNSFRGMEERLLSRILERDYSYIAKVLKATEEAALPAHPRYLDTFNDTSVHWFPVQNLQQISPEVWDFLEEPMYQHCEDLEIIRREDGPEQCGPAAAKA